In the Hippoglossus stenolepis isolate QCI-W04-F060 chromosome 14, HSTE1.2, whole genome shotgun sequence genome, one interval contains:
- the jun gene encoding transcription factor AP-1, with product MYTKMETTFYDDSLNAFSQPDSAGYGYSNPKALKHNMTLNLSDPTGSLKPHLRAKASELLNSPDVGLLKLGSPELERLIIQSSNGLITTTPTPTQFICPKNVTDEQEGFAEGFVRALAELHHQHMPAPGSVSVTSAPQTSVNSALPPVSSVVGATGYSSNATMRSDSPVYEDLNTFHPAISTVSAPNYTTSAPTMSFPAAPPQLPIYGQPSSLLRLTALKEEPQTVPEMPGDTPPLSPIDMENQERIKAERKRLRNRVAASKCRKRKLERISRLEDKVKNLKSQNSELASTANMLREQVAQLKQKVMNHVNSGCQLMLTQQLQTF from the coding sequence ATGTATACCAAGATGGAAACTACTTTCTATGACGACTCACTCAACGCTTTCTCCCAGCCCGACAGCGCCGGCTACGGATACAGCAACCCCAAGGCGCTGAAGCACAACATGACCCTGAACCTCTCGGACCCGACGGGCAGCCTGAAGCCGCACCTCCGCGCCAAGGCCAGCGAGCTCCTCAACTCCCCGGACGTGGGCTTGCTGAAGCTGGGCTCGCCGGAGCTGGAGCGGCTCATCATCCAGTCCAGCAACGGGCTCATCACCACCACCCCGACCCCGACCCAGTTCATATGCCCCAAGAACGTCACTGACGAGCAGGAGGGCTTCGCGGAGGGGTTCGTCCGAGCCCTGGCCGAGCTGCACCACCAGCACATGCCGGCTCCGGGCAGCGTGAGCGTCACCTCAGCCCCACAGACCAGTGTCAACAGCGCGCTGCCGCCCGTGTCCTCGGTGGTCGGTGCCACCGGGTACAGCAGCAACGCCACCATGCGCTCCGACTCGCCGGTCTATGAGGACTTGAACACTTTCCACCCCGCCATCAGCACTGTCTCGGCACCGAACTACACCACCTCAGCCCCGACTATGTCCTTCCCCGCTGCCCCGCCCCAGCTCCCAATCTACGGCCAGCCCAGCTCTCTGCTTAGGCTCACGGCTCTCAAAGAGGAGCCCCAAACCGTGCCCGAGATGCCCGGGGACACCCCTCCACTCTCCCCGATCGACATGGAGAACCAGGAGCGCATCAAGGCCGAGAGGAAGAGGTTGAGGAACCGCGTCGCTGCCTCCAAGTGCCGCAAGAGGAAGCTGGAGCGGATCTCGAGGCTGGAGGACAAAGTTAAGAACCTGAAGTCCCAGAACTCGGAGCTGGCGTCCACCGCCAACATGCTGCGGGAGCAGGTGGCCCAGCTGAAGCAGAAGGTGATGAACCACGTCAACAGCGGCTGCCAGCTCATGTTGACGCAGCAGCTCCAGACCTTCTGA
- the LOC118121286 gene encoding CARD- and ANK-domain containing inflammasome adapter protein, whose product MLNILKGFDAQAASNHINPYAVDVIRAKRKDLVYGISHTEDLLDLLVTEGVMTAAKRSIVLSIRTRKEQNSRVLEILEARGERACRKFFHPCLMLAEPDLYQGIRAYVGSVSEHIRDTRRQLIGYLLEKEKEGMAGKVTMTKKKKTRGLLASEKSKRFSPEIEDSSPVPLEKLGDKAAPDKPENLVHMIATDGDLVLLEELLKDTDINSVNSSNETLLHVAAKHGHLSISELLIRKGARLDLQDNHGHTALHSAASRGHNEIVRALVKAGAPIYSLDLHDKTPLHLAAENEHVDVVTVLVKEEARQTESHTQDMFLHMAAIQDNWRLAELLLQRGAAVEARNNHGKTPLFYAVARSNEETVTVLLNAGAEVDDNVINEAIEHNQESVIHLLLSNARGALSEEVLGLALFSAVRQNQHGTVTALIDSGADVNMCDTQGYTPLLLAAELGHPEVFRVLLAKQAKIDAALCDCSSALHLAVHSGSVPIVQTLLEKGLDPNITGPQDQHPLHLAALSDRSDLVGLLIKAGSQVNAVNQDGLTALHLAGQQGHADTVIQLLQNKADPAVRDKLGRTALHWAASSPAECRVVDLMLSATANTSTTDNKKETALHLAAMERRLNAVVSLLHHKANGGAKDMDGSTPLHYAAAGGHTGVVSALLQSLSNKGIEERNAWRRTPLHAAAEKGHDSVAVLLLEAGAKINATDHSKDTPLHCAVRGGHQEVVKRLVNWGQAAHSRGWKKVNLQAQNKVRRTPLQVAESGDTPEHESIATLLKRKMFLIK is encoded by the exons ATGTTAAACATACTCAAGGGTTTTGATGCTCAAGCAGCATCAAACCATATCAACCCGTATGCTGTGGATGTGATCCGGGCAAAGAGAAAGGATCTGGTTTATGGGATCTCACATACTGAGGATCTACTGGATCTACTCGTCACAGAGGGGGTCATGACAGCGGCTAAGAGATCCATCGTTCTGAGCATCAGGACTCGGAAAGAACAGAACTCCAGGGTCCTGGAAATCCTGGAGGCCAGAGGTGAGAGGGCATGTAGGAAGTTTTTTCATCCCTGTCTCATGCTGGCAGAGCCCGACCTTTATCAGGGAATCAGGGCCTACGTGGGGAGCGTGAGTGAACATATTAGAGACACAAGGAGACAGCTGATTGGATATTTgctggaaaaggaaaaggagggaATGGCAGGGAAAGTCACTATgactaagaagaagaagactcgTGGTTTACTTGCCTCGGAGAAATCTAAAAGATTTAGCCCTGAGATAGAAGACAGCAGTCCTGTGCCACTTGAAAAACTAGGGGATAAAGCAGCACCAGATAAACCAGAAAACCTTGTTCACATGATCGCTACAGACGGCGACCTGGTACTCCTGGAAGAGCTGTTAAAGGACACTGATATTAACTCTGTTAATTCTTCCAATGAGACTCTATTACATGTAGCTGCTAAACACGGGCACCTTTCCATCTCTGAGCTCTTGATCCGTAAAGGAGCCAGATTGGACCTGCAGGATAATCATGGTCACACAGCTCTTCACAGCGCAGCCAGCAGGGGTCACAATGAGATAGTCAGGGCCCTGGTAAAGGCCGGGGCCCCCATCTACTCTTTGGATCTCCACGATAAAACCCCCCTTCACTTGGCAGCAGAGAATGAGCATGTGGATGTTGTGACGGTGCTGGTGAAGGAGGAGGCCAGACAGACTGAGAGCCACACGCAGGACATGTTTCTCCACATGGCAGCCATTCAAGACAACTGGAGGctggctgagctgctgctgcagcgtgGGGCCGCTGTCGAGGCCAGAAACAACCACGGAAAAACACCTCTGTTTTATGCAGTTGCCAGGAGCAATGAGGAAACTGTGACTGTGCTTCTGAATGCAGGAGCTGAAGTTGACGACAATGTTATAAATGAAGCCATTGAACACAATCAGGAATCAGTTATacacctgctgctct CTAATGCCAGAGGAGCTCTGAGTGAAGAAGTGCTGGGCTTGGCTCTGTTCTCCGCTGTTAGACAGAACCAGCATGGAACAGTGACTGCTCTGATTGACAGCGGAGcagatgtaaacatgtgtgACACACAGGGATACACTCCTCTCCTGCTGGCTGCTGAGCTGGGACACCCTGAAGTCTTCAG agtgCTACTAGCAAAACAGGCCAAAATAGATGCTGCTTTATGCGACTGCTCCTCAGCCTTGCACCTGGCTGTTCACAGTGGCAGTGTGCCCATAGTTCAGACATTGCTGGAAAAGGGATTGGACCCCAACATTACTGGACCCCAAGACCAACACCCTCTACACCTGGCAGCTCTGTCTGATCGATCAGACTTGGTGGGTCTGTTGATCAAAGCTGGATCACAG GTAAATGCAGTAAACCAGGACGGACTGACTGCTCTTCATTTAGCCGGTCAGCAGGGCCATGCAGACACAGTGATCCAGCTTCTTCAGAATAAGGCAGATCCAGCAGTGAGAGATAAGCTGGGCAGGACCGCCCTGCACTGGGCAGCCTCTTCCCCTGCAGAGTGCAGGGTGGTGGACTTGATGTTGTCGGCCACAGCCAACACAAGCACCACTGACAACAAGAAGGAAACTGCCCTCCACCTGGCTGCTATGGAGCGGAGGTTAAATGCTGTTGTTTCACTGTTGCACCACAAGGCAAATGGAGGTGCTAAAGACATGGATGGCTCCACGCCTCTGCACTACGCAGCGGCTGGTGGTCATACCGGTGTGGTTTCAGCTCTTCTACAGTCACTGAGCAACAAGGGGATAGAGGAGAGGAATGCATGGAGGAGAACACCGCTTCATGCGGCAGCCGAGAAAGGCCACGACAGTGtggcagtgctgctgctggaggccggAGCAAAGATCAACGCTACAGATCACAGCAAAGACACTCCTCTGCACTGTGCTGTCCGAGGTGGACACCAGGAGGTGGTGAAGAGGCTTGTAAACTGGGGCCAAGCCGCACACAGCAGGGGATGGAAGAAGGTGAATCTACAGGCTCAAAATAAAGTGAGGAGGACGCCGCTGCAGGTGGCAGAGAGTGGAGACACACCAGAACATGAGAGCATTGCAACTTTACTCAAGAGAAAGATGTTTCTCATCAAGTag
- the si:dkey-86e18.1 gene encoding uncharacterized protein si:dkey-86e18.1 isoform X1, translated as MPQQLVSNARLAAEEEDMCHVTLFMVSGDDGEKRGEATRETEQTVAAEGERGGTTPRCSRAQTEAAKPSPPQSTLNSASSVTKWIPSIKNEIEYYLQQSQLSHYPERKIAEFQLRIEALEKEYKRFIAKLRALDPSCKHKPWTPRGYCKRRAETQASQGTVKNPRRSDSHDDSSQWSGAEPDLASSRTGCHQTSATEREGPLRYSEARRQTPVPTNPRSETSETVCADQDQPLSFDRTRLAVATAAFRGPSVQLSSSRTQSLARVLQSGLPNLSNSLSGQTFSSQNRDTERDVGTMEGLVFGLKGAVQQHKSECEAAERKPEKSSNSCTTEESTGHVLGLDCYSSSDGEWDT; from the exons ATGCCACAACAACTTGTTAGCAATGCAAGAttagcagcagaagaagaggacatGTGTCACGTGACATTGTTTATGGTGAGTGGGGACGATGGCGAGAAACGAGGAGAAGCAACAAGGGAAACTGAACAGACTGTGGctgcagaaggagagagagg AGGGACGACTCCGAGATGCTCACGAGCGCAGACCGAAGCTG CCAAaccttctcctccacagtcCACTCTCAATTCAGCCTCGTCTGTGACCAAGTGGATCCCCAGCATCAAGAATGAAATAGAGTATTACCTGCAA CAGTCCCAGCTGTCTCACTACCCAGAGAGGAAGATAGCTGAGTTCCAGCTGCGCATCGAGGCTCTGGAGAAAGAGTACAAAAGATTCATCGCCAAACTGCGAGCGCTCGACCCTTCGTGTAAACACAAGCCATGGACTCCTCGAGGGTACTGcaagaggagagcagagacacaggCCTCTCAGGGAACAG TTAAAAACCCTCGGCGCAGTGATTCACATGACGACAGCAGTCAGTGGAGTGGAGCTGAACCTGACTTGGCTAGCAGCCGGACAGGATGTCACCAAACCTCAGCCACCGAGAGGGAGGGACCTCTCAGATATTCAGAGGCCAGACGTCAAACCCCTGTCCCCACCAACCCGAGgtcagaaacctcagagacagtcTGCGCAGACCAGGACCAGCCGCTCTCCTTTGACCGCACACGACTGGCAGTGGCCACCGCTGCGTTCAGAGGGCCGTCGGTTCAGCTCAGCTCGTCTCGAACACAGAGTCTAGCCAGGGTACTGCAGTCAGGCCTGCCAAACCTCAGTAATTCCCTGTCAGgtcaaacattttcatcacagaacagagacacagagagagatgtcGGGACAATGGAGGGTTTGGTTTTCGGACTGAAAGGTGCCGTCCAACAACATAAGTCAgagtgtgaagcagcagagaggaaacctGAGAAATCATCGAACTCGTGCACAACAGAGGAGAGCACAGGTCACGTCCTGGGATTAGACTGTTACTCTTCCTCTGATGGGGAGTGGGACACGTGA
- the faslg gene encoding tumor necrosis factor ligand superfamily member 6, with product MSCDHRYPFPQVFLVDGGGSPGNPAQPPSLVPCWTSPPAQERARSHGKSGGFTRVSPCLTMIVLLLFLLVFAALGFEAYQIYNMKTEMRQMRQGEPVTEFNMAQKQIGLYEPELHDEDKDDRTAAHVTGQIQKEIFHKTLRWELKGGRPFLSGGVTYQIEDGSLRVNESGFYHVYSRVELIFKGCSSASSFFHSVFVRRARPSPPLTLMEAHRDSFCPQQLEHPWTSDSFLASAVKLQKYDRVFVNVSHPKYLSHEHYANFFGLYKI from the exons ATGAGCTGCGACCACAGGTATCCATTCCCACAGGTGTTCCTCGTGGATGGAGGTGGAAGTCCGGGTAATCCTGCCCAGCCTCCGAGTCTTGTGCCCTGCTGGACGTCGCCTCCTGCCCAGGAGAGGGCGAGGAGCCATGGGAAGAGTGGGGGCTTCACGCGCGTCAGCCCCTGTCTGACTATGATcgtcctgctgctgttcctgctgGTGTTTGCAGCCCTGGGCTTTGAGGCCTATCAGATTTATAACATGAAGACAGAGATGAGACAGATGAGACAG GGTGAACCTGTGACAGAGTTTAATATGGCTCAAAAGCAAATAG GTCTCTATGAACCTGAGCTGCATGACGAAGACAAAGACGACAGAACTGCAGCACATGTGACAG GGCAGATCCAGAAAGAGATATTCCATAAGACTTTGCGATGGGAACTGAAGGGGGGTCGGCCCTTCTTATCTGGAGGAGTGACCTACCAGATTGAGGATGGCAGCCTGCGGGTCAATGAGAGCGGATTCTATCACGTCTACTCACGGGTGGAGTTGATCTTTAAGGGCTGCTCATCCGCTTCCTCGTTCTTTCACTCCGTGTTTGTGAGGAGAGCGAGACCCTCGCCACCCCTCACCCTGATGGAGGCCCACAGAGACAGCTTCTGCCCTCAGCAGCTGGAGCACCCCTGGACCTCTGACAGTTTCCTGGCCTCTGCCGTGAAGCTGCAGAAATACGACAGAGTGTTTGTGAACGTATCGCACCCCAAATATCTCAGCCATGAACATTATGCCAACTTCTTTGGTCTCTACAAGATATGA
- the si:dkey-86e18.1 gene encoding uncharacterized protein si:dkey-86e18.1 isoform X2: MARNEEKQQGKLNRLWLQKEREVHCHLQQLVSAKPSPPQSTLNSASSVTKWIPSIKNEIEYYLQQSQLSHYPERKIAEFQLRIEALEKEYKRFIAKLRALDPSCKHKPWTPRGYCKRRAETQASQGTVKNPRRSDSHDDSSQWSGAEPDLASSRTGCHQTSATEREGPLRYSEARRQTPVPTNPRSETSETVCADQDQPLSFDRTRLAVATAAFRGPSVQLSSSRTQSLARVLQSGLPNLSNSLSGQTFSSQNRDTERDVGTMEGLVFGLKGAVQQHKSECEAAERKPEKSSNSCTTEESTGHVLGLDCYSSSDGEWDT, from the exons ATGGCGAGAAACGAGGAGAAGCAACAAGGGAAACTGAACAGACTGTGGctgcagaaggagagagagg TTCACTgtcacctgcagcagcttgtCTCAGCCAAaccttctcctccacagtcCACTCTCAATTCAGCCTCGTCTGTGACCAAGTGGATCCCCAGCATCAAGAATGAAATAGAGTATTACCTGCAA CAGTCCCAGCTGTCTCACTACCCAGAGAGGAAGATAGCTGAGTTCCAGCTGCGCATCGAGGCTCTGGAGAAAGAGTACAAAAGATTCATCGCCAAACTGCGAGCGCTCGACCCTTCGTGTAAACACAAGCCATGGACTCCTCGAGGGTACTGcaagaggagagcagagacacaggCCTCTCAGGGAACAG TTAAAAACCCTCGGCGCAGTGATTCACATGACGACAGCAGTCAGTGGAGTGGAGCTGAACCTGACTTGGCTAGCAGCCGGACAGGATGTCACCAAACCTCAGCCACCGAGAGGGAGGGACCTCTCAGATATTCAGAGGCCAGACGTCAAACCCCTGTCCCCACCAACCCGAGgtcagaaacctcagagacagtcTGCGCAGACCAGGACCAGCCGCTCTCCTTTGACCGCACACGACTGGCAGTGGCCACCGCTGCGTTCAGAGGGCCGTCGGTTCAGCTCAGCTCGTCTCGAACACAGAGTCTAGCCAGGGTACTGCAGTCAGGCCTGCCAAACCTCAGTAATTCCCTGTCAGgtcaaacattttcatcacagaacagagacacagagagagatgtcGGGACAATGGAGGGTTTGGTTTTCGGACTGAAAGGTGCCGTCCAACAACATAAGTCAgagtgtgaagcagcagagaggaaacctGAGAAATCATCGAACTCGTGCACAACAGAGGAGAGCACAGGTCACGTCCTGGGATTAGACTGTTACTCTTCCTCTGATGGGGAGTGGGACACGTGA
- the si:dkey-86e18.1 gene encoding uncharacterized protein si:dkey-86e18.1 isoform X3 — MARNEEKQQGKLNRLWLQKEREEGRLRDAHERRPKLSTLNSASSVTKWIPSIKNEIEYYLQQSQLSHYPERKIAEFQLRIEALEKEYKRFIAKLRALDPSCKHKPWTPRGYCKRRAETQASQGTVKNPRRSDSHDDSSQWSGAEPDLASSRTGCHQTSATEREGPLRYSEARRQTPVPTNPRSETSETVCADQDQPLSFDRTRLAVATAAFRGPSVQLSSSRTQSLARVLQSGLPNLSNSLSGQTFSSQNRDTERDVGTMEGLVFGLKGAVQQHKSECEAAERKPEKSSNSCTTEESTGHVLGLDCYSSSDGEWDT, encoded by the exons ATGGCGAGAAACGAGGAGAAGCAACAAGGGAAACTGAACAGACTGTGGctgcagaaggagagagagg AGGGACGACTCCGAGATGCTCACGAGCGCAGACCGAAGCTG tcCACTCTCAATTCAGCCTCGTCTGTGACCAAGTGGATCCCCAGCATCAAGAATGAAATAGAGTATTACCTGCAA CAGTCCCAGCTGTCTCACTACCCAGAGAGGAAGATAGCTGAGTTCCAGCTGCGCATCGAGGCTCTGGAGAAAGAGTACAAAAGATTCATCGCCAAACTGCGAGCGCTCGACCCTTCGTGTAAACACAAGCCATGGACTCCTCGAGGGTACTGcaagaggagagcagagacacaggCCTCTCAGGGAACAG TTAAAAACCCTCGGCGCAGTGATTCACATGACGACAGCAGTCAGTGGAGTGGAGCTGAACCTGACTTGGCTAGCAGCCGGACAGGATGTCACCAAACCTCAGCCACCGAGAGGGAGGGACCTCTCAGATATTCAGAGGCCAGACGTCAAACCCCTGTCCCCACCAACCCGAGgtcagaaacctcagagacagtcTGCGCAGACCAGGACCAGCCGCTCTCCTTTGACCGCACACGACTGGCAGTGGCCACCGCTGCGTTCAGAGGGCCGTCGGTTCAGCTCAGCTCGTCTCGAACACAGAGTCTAGCCAGGGTACTGCAGTCAGGCCTGCCAAACCTCAGTAATTCCCTGTCAGgtcaaacattttcatcacagaacagagacacagagagagatgtcGGGACAATGGAGGGTTTGGTTTTCGGACTGAAAGGTGCCGTCCAACAACATAAGTCAgagtgtgaagcagcagagaggaaacctGAGAAATCATCGAACTCGTGCACAACAGAGGAGAGCACAGGTCACGTCCTGGGATTAGACTGTTACTCTTCCTCTGATGGGGAGTGGGACACGTGA